The window TCAGCTTATATCGCGGGGGACGGGTATACTATCGCCGATATCGCCACCTATCCCTGGCTCGCGCGCAACCCGCTTCACAACATCGATCTTGAAAAGGTACCAAATCTCAAGCGCTGGTACGATCACGTTGGTGCACGCCCCGCCGTGCAACGCGGAATGAACATACCGGAAGCAGGTTGAGAGAGTCATGCTTCGAGTTTTAGGAAGGCGCAGCTCCTCCAATGTCCAGAAGGTCCTCTGGCTCCTGGACGAGTTGGATATACCGTTCAGCCAGGAAAATTTCGGCGGCGAATTTGGCGGGAACCGCGACCCGGAATATCTTGCCGTGAATCCCAATGGCGTCGTGCCGACGTTGATAGACGAAGGCAACGCGATCTGGGAATCCAACACCATTCTCCGCTATTTGTGCAATTCGCGCGGACCCACCTCGCTTTATCCCCAGGACCCGATCGACCGGGCAATGGTCGAGCGCTGGATGGACTGGCATCTTGCCGCCTTGAACAAGTTCATGTCACAGCTTTATATCGGCATCGTCAAAACTCCGGAAGCCGAGAGAGACCTGCAGGCTTTAGACCGGGCGCGCATGGAGTCGCAGCGCTGCTTTGCGCTACTAGACGATGCCCTTGCACAAAATTCCTACCTTGCTGGCGATGCATTTTCGCTCGCCGATATTCCCTGCGGAATCATGGTCTATCGCTGGATAGCTCTCGGGTTCGCCAGGGATTCGGAGCAGCCCAATCTTCGTAGGTGGGCCGACCGTCTCGCGGAACGGCACGCCTATCGCAAGAACGTCATGGTCGGCCTTGGCTGACCGGAATCAGAAATCAAACAAACGGAAGGGCTGCCAATGACGGTTGCTGACGAGAAAACCCTGGAAATCCTCTTCACAGAGGCACGTTCTCAGAATGGCTGGACCGACCAGGTGGTAACGGATGCGGAACTTCAGGAGGCATATGATATCGCCAAATGGGGACCGACCTCGATGAATATCCATGTAAAGCAGCGTCACGGAACAGCGTGCAATTTGCTGTTGCACTGTCGTAAATTTGCCACATCATTTCTGAATGTTACTTTTGGGGCATTTGACAACTTTATGACGTTGACGAGACATCCGCCGAACTTTGCTTCTGATGTTTGCGGAAACGGTGTGGAAAAATTGCGCAGGGTGACAGGGTCAGCAGTGGCCCAGGGCTGACGACAACGGGTCGCCGGCCGGCGCCCTAGCGATGCCGGTCTGGCAGTCGCCAGGCACGCCCAGATAGATATGTGGTGCGATCCAAGGTCTGAAATGCACCGCAAACGTGCAGGCGCAACAGACGGGCTGGTCCGGTTAGTGCCCCCGCGCCTTCAACTCCGCTCGGGCAGAGGCTTCGGCGGTGGCGTAGGCTTCCTGCCGGACAATGCTCCAGTAGCGAAGATCGTCGAGCGAGATCTTCTGGCCAGTGACGGCGCAGACAACATGATCGCCCGCCTGCAGGACGCGGAAGCTATAGGCCATATAATGCAGCCGGGCCGGGCGGTCACGGTTGGACATCAGCATGGGTCAGCGACCTTTTCCATTTTCGAGCGCATCAGGAAAACAGATCCTGTTGCCGGTCTTCTGCGCCGTGCTGCGAGTTGCGGGGCGCACGGGATGAAGCGGATATAGATTGGCTTTGCGGCTTCTCAAGAGGTTTGGCAGGCGCCCCACCCTCCACCACCGCTCCGACGGCGCCGTCGTCGAAATGAAGCGAGACCGCACCGGCTGCGCGCGCGTCGGTGACTGTCTTGATAAGGCGCGCGCCCGCCATCACCCGCGCAAATCCGCGCCGGAGCGGAAGGTCGGGATTAACCGAAGCAAAAAGGCGGGCGAGGCTATCGAAAGCCGTAACCTGGGCATGAAAAACGCGGGTCAAATAATCCGGGCGCAGGCGCAGGCGGTCGAGGCGCTCCTTCCCCCGGTTCAGATATTGCCGCAAGAGAGCAGGGCGAAGCGCACCGCCGGCCTGCCCAAGATGCGCACGGGCGTCTGCGACGCGATGGCGCAGGCAATTGCCCAGATTGTCGGATAGCTGGTCCAGCCGCTGGCGTTGTGGCGCAAGCAAGGTGTCGGGCGTCGGCATCAGACGGACCTGCATGTCCAGCCGCTCGCGCGCTTGCGCCGCGCTCCGCCGCACGGCGCGGTTCATGCGCAAGCCTTGCTCGGTCAGCATGGCCATGAGGTCGGCCCGGACCGGCACGGCCAGTTCAGCTGCGGCGGTGGGCGTCGGCGCGCGCATGTCGGCAGCATGATCGCACAGCGTCGTGTCGGTCTCATGCCCCACCGCCGAGATGATAGGAATCGAACACTCCGCCACGGCGCGCACCACGATTTCCTCGTTGAAGCTCCAGAGGTCCTCGATCGAACCGCCACCGCGCGCGACGATGACAAGGTCTGGCCGGGGCAGCGGACCCCCGGGCTTCATGTCTGAAAAGCCACGAACCGCACGCGCGACCTGCTCGGCAGCACCCTGCCCTTGCACCAACACGGGCCAAAGAAGAACATGGGTCGGGCAGCGGTCTTCGAGACGATGCAGGATGTCGCGAATGACTGCGCCGGTGGGGGATGTGACGACGCCAATTGTACGGGGCAGGAAAGGCAGGCGACGTTTCCGGTCTCTGTCAAAGAGCCCCTCGGCAGCGAGTTTCTGCTTCAACTTCTCCAGCAGCGCCATCAGCGCGCCTTCGCCCGCAAGCTCCATGCGGTCAATGACGATCTGATATTTGGAGCGCCCCGGATAGGTAGTCAGTTTGCCAGTGGCGATCACCTCTACCCCGTCCTGCGGCGAGAAGGGCAGTCGTGCGGCTCCGCCCTTCCACATCACGCCGTCGATGACGGCATTATCGTCCTTGAGGCAAAGATAAAGATGCCCCGAAGCCGCGCGCTTGAAACCCGATATTTCACCGCGCAGGCGGACATGGCCGAAACGGTCCTCGACCGTGCGCTTCAACATGGCCGACAATTCGCTCACCGAAAGCGGCGGTGCGTTGTCCCCCGCCCGTTCCTCCGCTAACAGGCGGCCCGACGTACCGAAACCAGCTTCATATTCCGGGGACATGGGCGAAATGAACATCCTTTTGTTGGGCAGCGGCGGCCGCGAACATGCTCTGGCCTGGAAGCTGGCGCAATCGCCAACACTCACGACCCTTTATGCAGCACCGGGCAACCCCGGCATAGCCCAGCATGCGACGTTGGTCGATCTGGATGTCACGGATCATCGCGCGGTGGAGGATTTTTGCCTGCGCCATGCAATCGGTCTGGTAGTGATCGGGCCGGAAGCCCCCCTCGTTGACGGCCTCGCTGACAATCTGCGGGTGAAGGGCTATCCGGTTTTTGGCCCGGGCAAGAAGGCAGCGCAGCTGGAGGGGTCGAAGGGCTTCACCAAGGACCTGTGCAAACGGGCGAACATCCCTACCGCAGGCTATGAGCGCGTCCACAGCAAGGATGGCGCGATCGCGGCGCTGCCTGACTTCGGACTTCCTGTCGTGATCAAGGCCGATGGTCTGGCCGCAGGCAAGGGCGTCATCATCGCGGAAACGCAGGATGAGGCGCTGGCGGCGCTGGACACCATGTTTTCCGGCGCGTTCGGCGCTGCGGGCGAGGAAGTGGTGCTGGAGGAGTTCATGAGCGGGGAGGAGGCGAGCTTCTTCGCATTGACCGATGGCAGCGCCATCCTGCCATTTGGCTCCGCGCAGGATCACAAGCGGGTGGGCGACGGCGACACCGGCCCCAATACGGGCGGCATGGGCGCGTACAGCCCGGCGCGGGTGCTGACGCCCGAACTGGAAGCCGAAGTGATCGAGAAGATCATCCGGCCGACGGTCGAGACGCTGGCGGCCGAGGGGACGTCCTATTCAGGCGTGCTCTATGCCGGGCTGATGCTGACGGACGAAGGTCCAAAGCTGATCGAATATAATGCGCGCTTTGGCGACCCGGAGTGCCAGGTGCTGATGATGCGCTTCGACGGCGATCTGGTCGAACTACTGCTGGCAGTGGCCGAAGGGCGGCTGGCGGATCAGGGGGCCGTGGCGTTGGCTGACCGGACGGCGCTGACCGTGGTGATGGCCGCGAAGGGCTATCCGGGGACGCCGGAAAAGGGTGGCGCGATTGGCGGCATCGAAGCGGCGGAAGTGGGCGGCGCACGCATCTTCCATGCGGGGACGGCGGAGAAGGACGGCAAGCTGGTCGCCAATGGCGGTCGCGTTCTCAACGTCACGGCAACGGGAGACAGCGTTGGGGCGGCTCAGGCGGCAGCCTATCGGGCGGTGGATGCGATCGACTTCCCGACTGGCTTCTGTCGCAGGGACATTGGCTGGCGCGAGATAGAGCGCGAAGCACGCTGACACTCTTGCTTCAGCCGGCAGATCGCCCTTAAATGCCCTGGATAAACAGGGAGGACCGGTTGATGCAGCAGTTTTTCATTGATTATGGCCTGTGGCTGCTAGTCGCGCTGCTGATCTTGATCGGCGTTGTCTTCCTGCTGACGGGCCGCAAGAAGACCGTGGACGCGCCGGTGGTCGAGCACCCGGCGGAAGTCGAGCGGCGGGATATCGCTCCTCCCCCACCGATCCGGGAAAACATTGCGGCCGAACCGATCGCAGCGCCAGTGGCCGAGGCCGAACCCAGGATCATGCCCGCTGCCGTTGAGTCGGCTCCCGCCTCCTCCAGCATGTCGTCCGACGAGCCTGATAATCTGCTGAAGCTCAAGGGCGTGGGGCCCAAGCTGAACCTGCTGCTGATCGAACTGGGCGTCACCCGTTACGCGCAGATCGCAAGCTGGAGCGATGCCGATATCGCCGCGATCGACGCCAAGCTGGGCAATTTCAAGGGACGCCCTGTGCGCGACCAATGGGTCGATCAGGCCAGATATCTGGCTGCTGGCGACTTGGCGGGATACGAAGCCAAATATGGGAAACTGTGAGTCAGGTCTGACCCCGGTGGCTCGATGACTGGACAGGCTGAGCGCTAACCTTTTAGCCAGCTATCGCGGGCGCCGTTTTAGCCCGCATCGGGCGCGACCTTGCCGGATCGGTCCCCAGCAGCAAGGCGGCAACAGGTCGCTGGGCGGCAAATCGGCTCGCAACTGCCAGCAACAGGATTGATAGCGCCAGCGTGGCCAGCGGGCCAATGCCGGTCAGCATCACCGATCCCATAACCAGCGGATGCCACAAATAGAAGAAGAGGCTATCGCGCCCGATCGCATCGATGGGCGCGTTGTGAAGACCAAGCCCCGACAGGACGGGCAGCAGGGCGATCAGACCCAGGCACATGAGCAAACGCGCCGGGACATACGCCAGTTCTTTCCCATCGACGTAAAGACCGGACCACCAAATGAAACCAAACACAGCGGAGAGCAGCGCCGGCAACAGAGCGCCTTTAGGAAACGTCCGTTCGGCAAGCAGCATGCCGAAGAAGAAATAGATGGGATATTGCAGGAAGCGGCTGTCCGGCGCCAGAAGGCCGCCGTAAACCGGACCATGGCCGAGGCCAAAATTATACATGACCGCCAGGCTGACGGGCGTTGCCATCGCTAGCAATACCAGCGGCGAAAAGGGCAGCAATCGAGTGACCAAGATCAGGAAAAAAAGGACCGGCACATACCAAAGATGGAAAGGCGGTCGCAGCAACAGATCGAGCGGCGTAGTCCAGGATATCGGCCAATGGCCCGCGATGACATAAACGAGCATCGCGATCGTCCAGGGGACCAGCATGCGCTGCCCATAACGGGACAGCAATTCGGCTGATCCGACGCTCCGCACCCGAGTGACGTTGAGCAGATAGCCGGAAATGCCCATCATCAACGGCATCCGAAAACCCGATCCGACCCATAGAGCAAGATGGCGCGCTTCCGCCAGTTCCATGGCGTGACCGGCCATGACGAGCAGCATCAGCGCGCCCTTCAGCAGGTCGATGGATGAATTTTTCGCCACCTGATATCTTTCCGCACTGGCTTCATCGGAATGATATCGTCGCAAGCCTTCTCTTCTGGTTAATCAGTCGCGGCCCGGTCTCTCCCTAGCCTGATTCCGTTCTCGCGCACGGGTGCTAGTCGCGCCCCAGCAATTCCCGGACGCGGGGCGCAAGTCGTTGGGTCGCGGCGGCATGGATGCCGGGCGCCGTGCACAGCAGGCCCAAGGCAGTGGGCTCCGGTCGGTTGAAAGACAACTCATCGCCGAGCGCATCGGTGACGATGGCGCCAGCCTCCTGCGCTATCAGGGCAGCGGCGGCGACGTCCCATTCATTGCCCCAGCGGACGGTAGCGACGATGTCGGCTTCGTCAGCGGC of the Sphingobium herbicidovorans genome contains:
- a CDS encoding glutathione S-transferase family protein, coding for MLRVLGRRSSSNVQKVLWLLDELDIPFSQENFGGEFGGNRDPEYLAVNPNGVVPTLIDEGNAIWESNTILRYLCNSRGPTSLYPQDPIDRAMVERWMDWHLAALNKFMSQLYIGIVKTPEAERDLQALDRARMESQRCFALLDDALAQNSYLAGDAFSLADIPCGIMVYRWIALGFARDSEQPNLRRWADRLAERHAYRKNVMVGLG
- a CDS encoding nitroreductase family protein, yielding MTVADEKTLEILFTEARSQNGWTDQVVTDAELQEAYDIAKWGPTSMNIHVKQRHGTACNLLLHCRKFATSFLNVTFGAFDNFMTLTRHPPNFASDVCGNGVEKLRRVTGSAVAQG
- a CDS encoding DUF2093 domain-containing protein; its protein translation is MLMSNRDRPARLHYMAYSFRVLQAGDHVVCAVTGQKISLDDLRYWSIVRQEAYATAEASARAELKARGH
- the xseA gene encoding exodeoxyribonuclease VII large subunit, yielding MSPEYEAGFGTSGRLLAEERAGDNAPPLSVSELSAMLKRTVEDRFGHVRLRGEISGFKRAASGHLYLCLKDDNAVIDGVMWKGGAARLPFSPQDGVEVIATGKLTTYPGRSKYQIVIDRMELAGEGALMALLEKLKQKLAAEGLFDRDRKRRLPFLPRTIGVVTSPTGAVIRDILHRLEDRCPTHVLLWPVLVQGQGAAEQVARAVRGFSDMKPGGPLPRPDLVIVARGGGSIEDLWSFNEEIVVRAVAECSIPIISAVGHETDTTLCDHAADMRAPTPTAAAELAVPVRADLMAMLTEQGLRMNRAVRRSAAQARERLDMQVRLMPTPDTLLAPQRQRLDQLSDNLGNCLRHRVADARAHLGQAGGALRPALLRQYLNRGKERLDRLRLRPDYLTRVFHAQVTAFDSLARLFASVNPDLPLRRGFARVMAGARLIKTVTDARAAGAVSLHFDDGAVGAVVEGGAPAKPLEKPQSQSISASSRAPRNSQHGAEDRQQDLFS
- the purD gene encoding phosphoribosylamine--glycine ligase gives rise to the protein MNILLLGSGGREHALAWKLAQSPTLTTLYAAPGNPGIAQHATLVDLDVTDHRAVEDFCLRHAIGLVVIGPEAPLVDGLADNLRVKGYPVFGPGKKAAQLEGSKGFTKDLCKRANIPTAGYERVHSKDGAIAALPDFGLPVVIKADGLAAGKGVIIAETQDEALAALDTMFSGAFGAAGEEVVLEEFMSGEEASFFALTDGSAILPFGSAQDHKRVGDGDTGPNTGGMGAYSPARVLTPELEAEVIEKIIRPTVETLAAEGTSYSGVLYAGLMLTDEGPKLIEYNARFGDPECQVLMMRFDGDLVELLLAVAEGRLADQGAVALADRTALTVVMAAKGYPGTPEKGGAIGGIEAAEVGGARIFHAGTAEKDGKLVANGGRVLNVTATGDSVGAAQAAAYRAVDAIDFPTGFCRRDIGWREIEREAR
- a CDS encoding acyltransferase family protein, with the protein product MAKNSSIDLLKGALMLLVMAGHAMELAEARHLALWVGSGFRMPLMMGISGYLLNVTRVRSVGSAELLSRYGQRMLVPWTIAMLVYVIAGHWPISWTTPLDLLLRPPFHLWYVPVLFFLILVTRLLPFSPLVLLAMATPVSLAVMYNFGLGHGPVYGGLLAPDSRFLQYPIYFFFGMLLAERTFPKGALLPALLSAVFGFIWWSGLYVDGKELAYVPARLLMCLGLIALLPVLSGLGLHNAPIDAIGRDSLFFYLWHPLVMGSVMLTGIGPLATLALSILLLAVASRFAAQRPVAALLLGTDPARSRPMRAKTAPAIAG